The proteins below are encoded in one region of Drosophila santomea strain STO CAGO 1482 chromosome 2R, Prin_Dsan_1.1, whole genome shotgun sequence:
- the LOC120444772 gene encoding uncharacterized protein LOC120444772 isoform X2 encodes MVVCTATMPPETRQVPAMKKEHSELLENPANSEPADPGDKGEVIVDEDREEGEIVDEFELIISSEDEEFKLRARIQQLEENNKDVERMDMLSANLAHQYNYPKPGPRLPSQQQKSPVYILSDVSSQSDDEFEAQRKYRKHKVRRLELGKRHNPTLSSDYRRNPFVRRHKHTSPPPPVTTQRRRQDYHHHQPPNHHQRRHQQHHELDDSLDSDGELGEYDINGDNEDDEIDLHRLRLSRNKLRVALAREEREEFVSHYKNSLRERLQYRVPKSPSPKLEVPQSEDPAELKLRLIALKSAILKKHLARKKRDAERAYSPTDMINRVHPAISNDDDIDDFMEISPAASPDRVQSPPRYPIDYAVDTKPVDMELAETDSDDQQKDVWNSWSNNWNSIDNAGGSWRCFLPNNLPPVSVPIVIDEDDEVDINTDDRIRRENMVYDDDEVPPPPPPFHIPQMHLEDEDARDAMHLVDQHSNHSYNSELQTVSMENSQTIIKTFDQSQANSSDDEAGALRAILLSNLRSNRPPPPPPRTPHPVDCDPNSAPAPVQVPEPIAVPVVSHVPAPVPDSVPSLVPGAVSQLKDESTPDNDSDDPEELRLLLLSSIASKKRTNDPKSKSGLSPEILKNAVKRFQPSELPIKDEQSQDQQSIPEENNVLEAGKEIINEAVAEPITLETAPINEESLEVPQPVAKLKIQERKQTSPSTKIIKIVKPNKVINKKTTTKRKLLGNEGSGLSIKRPTALMIKEPSAPLRGQEVIASSTRLITTVDPASIKVNKLIISLADESAASDDDLELSSCFAYTNADIASPLSLAMGSLSGSTTRSNTPISEIAETAPNANNNLRRTVINEYFEKKIDDFLKQARSKAPTTNSPEAATEKSSEKPQVEEKPPASATSSKTQTPPKTTPVAVRHLPVASQKEYLRLVERMQMLEQKKVRAAKAAAPVAKSKAPTVEKPSSQSKSAPSTANIVKNPAKEVIASTTTSTMTNAKATSAVQKPQVKAADLKSPKTKAKQNQMSKESRLKAFENSFVKIGGSMLVNLDKSLQMVEEAKKSKAIRLRCSHRLKELYAEMQTMRQTVKQEELKLARIQPEIQASHEIIISLKQKRHKLHAAAMDLGRGLRGDDYRLIDEGKAAITTKSTQLTKEIRLYNSIVNYADLKKLTDAEISEANTVMHKESKMIQQEESRENFESNSQEPAALQPAQPIADPQIKKQSEAETEPAIGNEPETETDPPDDQAQQRTVEVAVKTTAPYTVSIMRELREEKSDEHRWDNYLSAYQTPMCRNYNSHLDVHATICPFDLMGRCEDADCSYLHLARPDSQNELPKTNPLSISYK; translated from the exons ATGGTTGTTTGCACAGCCACAATGCCCCCGGAAACACGGCAAGTACCCGCGATGAAGAAAGAGCACTCGGAACTGCTGGAAAACCCAGCAAACTCTGAACCTGCTGACCCTGGCGATAAAGGAGAGGTAATCGTCGACGAGGATCGTGAAGAGGGCGAGATTGTAGATGAATTCGAGCTGATCATTTCGTCCGAGGATGAGGAGTTCAAGTTGCGTGCTCGGATACAACAGCTGGAGGAAAACAACAAGGATGTGGAGCGCATGGACATGCTATCCGCCAATTTGGCACATCAATACA ATTACCCAAAGCCTGGACCGCGCTTGCCGTCGCAGCAACAAAAGTCGCCCGTTTACATCCTGTCGGATGTGTCGAGCCAGTCCGACGATGAGTTCGAGGCCCAGCGAAAGTATCGCAAGCACAAGGTGCGCCGCCTGGAGCTGGGCAAAAGGCACAATCCTACGTTGTCCAGTGACTACCGGCGGAATCCCTTTGTCAGGCGCCACAAGCACACCTCGCCACCTCCTCCGGTCACCACACAGCGCCGGCGACAAGACTATCACCATCATCAGCCGCCCAATCACCACCAGCGTcgccaccagcaacaccacGAGCTTGATGATTCCCTGGACAGCGACGGCGAGCTGGGCGAATACGACATAAACGGGGACAACGAAGACGACGAGATAGACCTGCATAGGCTGAGACTAAGCCGAAATAAGTTGCGCGTGGCCTTGGCACGGGAGGAGCGAGAGGAATTTGTAAGTCACTACAAAAACAGTCTGAGGGAGCGGCTACAGTACCGCGTGCCCAAGTCGCCCAGCCCAAAGCTGGAGGTGCCGCAAAGCGAAGATCCTGCCGAGCTTAAGCTTCGACTTATAGCCCTTAAATCTGCCATACTGAAAAAGCATTTAGCGCGAAAGAAGCGAGACGCAGAGCGGGCTTACTCACCCACTGATATGATCAATCGCGTGCATCCAGCCATTTCCAATGACGACGACATCGATGACTTTATGGAGATCAGTCCAGCCGCTTCGCCAGACCGAGTACAAAGTCCGCCAAGATACCCAATAGATTACGCCGTGGACACAAAGCCTGTGGACATGGAACTAGCCGAAACCGACAGCGATGATCAGCAAAAAGATGTGTGGAATTCGTGGTCAAACAACTGGAACTCCATTGATAACGCAGGCGGCAGTTGGCGTTGCTTCTTGCCCAACAACTTGCCGCCCGTTTCGGTGCCCATTGTGATAGACGAAGACGATGAGGTGGATATTAATACGGATGATCGGATAAGGAGAGAGAATATGGTTTACGATGACGACGAAGtaccgccgccaccgccgccctTTCACATTCCACAAATGCATCTGGAGGACGAGGATGCCCGGGATGCCATGCACCTAGTCGACCAGCATTCCAATCATAGCTATAACTCGGAGTTGCAGACCGTTTCCATGGAAAACTCGCAGACGATTATAAAGACATTTGACCAATCCCAGGCGAATTCGAGTGACGATGAGGCTGGAGCCTTGCGAGCTATTTTGCTATCCAATTTACGGTCAAATAgacctccaccaccacctccaagAACTCCACATCCTGTTGATTGTGATCCTAATTCTGCTCCGGCTCCGGTCCAAGTTCCGGAACCTATTGCAGTCCCTGTGGTCTCTCATGTACCTGCTCCTGTTCCCGATTCAGTGCCTTCTCTTGTACCTGGTGCAGTGTCTCAGCTTAAGGACGAATCAACGCCAGACAATGATTCAGATGATCCAGAGGAGCTGCGTTTATTGCTCCTTTCCAGCATAGCAAGCAAAAAGCGGACCAATGACCCAAAATCGAAGTCTGGTTTAAGTCCAGAGATACTCAAGAATGCTGTGAAACGCTTCCAGCCATCGGAATTGCCCATAAAAGATGAACAGTCTCAGGACCAACAGTCAATTCCAGAAGAGAATAATGTACTGGAAGCAGGAAAGGAAATAATAAATGAAGCTGTTGCTGAGCCGATTACCTTGGAAACTGCGCCCATTAACGAGGAGTCTTTGGAGGTGCCACAGCCAGTGGCCAAGCTTAAAATCCAGGAACGGAAGCAAACGTCACCGTCcacaaaaatcataaaaattgtaaagcCCAACAAGGTGATAAACAAAAAGACAACGACCAAACGGAAATTGCTCGGAAATGAAGGTTCCGGGTTGAGCATAAAGCGGCCAACAGCCTTAATGATTAAGGAGCCCAGCGCTCCACTGCGTGGTCAGGAAGTGATCGCATCCAGCACTCGCCTAATCACCACCGTAGATCCAGCTAGCATCAAAGTAAATAAGCTAATCATTAGCTTAGCAGACGAGTCGGCCGCCAGTGATGATGACCTGGAGCTGAGTTCGTGCTTCGCTTATACAAACGCAGACATTGCCAGCCCCTTGAGTTTGGCAATGGGTAGCTTAAGTGGCTCCACTACCAGATCAAATACTCCCATATCCGAGATTGCCGAAACGGCTCCCAATGCCAATAACAATCTCAGACGAACTGTGATCAATGAATACTTTGAGAAGAAGATCGACGATTTTCTGAAGCAAGCTAGATCCAAAGCTCCCACAACTAACTCACCAGAGGCAGCAACCGAAAAGAGTTCTGAGAAACCCCAGGTTGAGGAAAAACCTCCAGCAAGTGCTACTTCTTCCAAGACGCAGACGCCGCCCAAGACGACGCCGGTG GCTGTTCGCCATTTGCCAGTGGCATCGCAGAAGGAATACCTCCGTTTGGTCGAGCGTATGCAAATGCTGGAGCAAAAGAAGGTGCGGGCAGCCAAGGCAGCTGCTCCTGTGGCCAAAAGTAAAGCACCCACGGTTGAAAAGCCATCGTCGCAGAGCAAATCAGCACCTAGCACGGCAAATATTGTAAAGAACCCAGCCAAGGAAGTCATAGCCAGTACAACGACTTCCACCATGACCAACGCTAAAGCTACCTCAGCAGTTCAGAAACCTCAAGTCAAAGCTGCGGACTTAAAGtcaccaaaaacaaaagctaagcAAAATCAGATGTCCAAGGAGAGTCGTTTGAAGGCATTTGAAAATTCGTTTGTTAAGATTGG GGGAAGCATGCTAGTCAATCTGGACAAATCGCTGCAAATGGTGGAAGAAGCCAAGAAGTCAAAGGCAATACGTCTGCGATGCTCACATCGTCTCAAGGAACTTTATGCCGAAATGCAGACCATGAGGCAGACGGTAAAACAGGAGGAACTTAAGCTAGCGAGGATTCAGCCCGAGATTCAGGCCAGCCATGAGATCATCATATCACTGAAGCAGAAACGACATAAACTCCATGCGGCGGCTATGGACTTGGGCCGTGGATTAAGGGGCGATGACTACAG GTTAATCGACGAGGGAAAGGCTGCCATCACCACCAAATCAACACAACTCACCAAGGAGATACGCCTGTATAATTCTATTGTAAACTACGCTGACCTTAAGAAACTGACTGATGCGGAGATTAGTGAAGCAAACACTGTGATGCACAAGGAATCCAAAATGATTCAACAGGAGGAGTCAAGGGAAAATTTTGAGTCGAATTCTCAGGAACCGGCAGCTTTACAGCCTGCTCAGCCTATTGCGGATCCTCAGATTAAAAAACAAAGTGAAGCGGAGACAGAGCCTGCGATTGGAAATGAACCCGAGACGGAGACTGACCCTCCAGAT GATCAGGCGCAGCAAAGAACTGTAGAAGTTGCCGTTAAAACAACCGCACCCTACACGGTTAGCATAATGCGGGAACTGCGCGAGGAGAAGTCCGACGAGCATCGTTGGGACAACTATCTAAGTGCCTATCAAACGCCCATGTGCAGGAACTACAATAG CCACCTCGATGTCCACGCCACAATCTGCCCGTTCGATCTGATGGGTCGCTGTGAGGATGCGGACTGCTCCTATCTGCATTTAGCCCGCCCCGACTCCCAAAATGAGCTGCCAAAGACAAACCCTCTCTCTATATCTTACAAATAA
- the LOC120445975 gene encoding charged multivesicular body protein 6-A, with protein sequence MGALFGKTSKKTAPSRITDQDKAVLQLKQQRDRLKQYQKRIETQLENDRLLARKCLQQGRKDRAKLLLRKKKYQESLLTNADKQLENLEKLAADIEFAQVEMKVLDGLKAGNAALKKVHEMLDIDEVERIMDETREGIEKQQEIDAILTDVLTTQDEEDVLAELDALEAEEEQQKGVQLPEVPTEDLPIPAESEAIEEPEKTKATSSKPKKVLVEA encoded by the exons ATGGGAGCTTTGTTTGGAAAAACCAGCAAAAAGACGGCTCCTAGTCGGATCACCGACCAGGACAAGGCGGTGCTG CAATTGAAGCAACAAAGGGATCGGCTCAAGCAGTACCAAAAACGAATCGAGACGCAATTGGAGAATGATCGCCTCCTGGCCAGGAAGTGCCTACAGCAGGGTCGCAAGGA ccGGGCCAAACTGCTGCTGCGCAAGAAGAAGTACCAGGAGAGTCTACTGACCAATGCCGACAAGCAGCTGGAAAACCTGGAGAAGTTGGCCGCGGACATTGAGTTCGCCCAGGTGGAGATGAAGGTGCTGGACGGCCTTAAGGCGGGCAATGCTGCCCTTAAGAAGGTGCATGAAATGCTGGACATCGACGAAGTGGAGCGAATTATGGACGAGACCCGCGAGGGCATCGAAAAGCAGCAGGAAATAGACGCCATACTGACGGATGTGCTGACCACGCAGGACGAGGAGGACGTCCTGGCCGAACTGGATGCCCTGGAGGCGGAGGAAGAGCAACAGAAGGGTGTCCAGTTGCCAGAGGTGCCCACCGAAGATCTGCCGATTCCCGCCGAGAGCGAGGCCATCGAGGAGCCGGAAAAGACCAAAGCAACCAGCAGCAAACCGAAGAAAGTCCTGGTGGAGGCATAG
- the LOC120444772 gene encoding uncharacterized protein LOC120444772 isoform X1 has translation MVVCTATMPPETRQVPAMKKEHSELLENPANSEPADPGDKGEVIVDEDREEGEIVDEFELIISSEDEEFKLRARIQQLEENNKDVERMDMLSANLAHQYNYPKPGPRLPSQQQKSPVYILSDVSSQSDDEFEAQRKYRKHKVRRLELGKRHNPTLSSDYRRNPFVRRHKHTSPPPPVTTQRRRQDYHHHQPPNHHQRRHQQHHELDDSLDSDGELGEYDINGDNEDDEIDLHRLRLSRNKLRVALAREEREEFVSHYKNSLRERLQYRVPKSPSPKLEVPQSEDPAELKLRLIALKSAILKKHLARKKRDAERAYSPTDMINRVHPAISNDDDIDDFMEISPAASPDRVQSPPRYPIDYAVDTKPVDMELAETDSDDQQKDVWNSWSNNWNSIDNAGGSWRCFLPNNLPPVSVPIVIDEDDEVDINTDDRIRRENMVYDDDEVPPPPPPFHIPQMHLEDEDARDAMHLVDQHSNHSYNSELQTVSMENSQTIIKTFDQSQANSSDDEAGALRAILLSNLRSNRPPPPPPRTPHPVDCDPNSAPAPVQVPEPIAVPVVSHVPAPVPDSVPSLVPGAVSQLKDESTPDNDSDDPEELRLLLLSSIASKKRTNDPKSKSGLSPEILKNAVKRFQPSELPIKDEQSQDQQSIPEENNVLEAGKEIINEAVAEPITLETAPINEESLEVPQPVAKLKIQERKQTSPSTKIIKIVKPNKVINKKTTTKRKLLGNEGSGLSIKRPTALMIKEPSAPLRGQEVIASSTRLITTVDPASIKVNKLIISLADESAASDDDLELSSCFAYTNADIASPLSLAMGSLSGSTTRSNTPISEIAETAPNANNNLRRTVINEYFEKKIDDFLKQARSKAPTTNSPEAATEKSSEKPQVEEKPPASATSSKTQTPPKTTPVAVRHLPVASQKEYLRLVERMQMLEQKKVRAAKAAAPVAKSKAPTVEKPSSQSKSAPSTANIVKNPAKEVIASTTTSTMTNAKATSAVQKPQVKAADLKSPKTKAKQNQMSKESRLKAFENSFVKIGGSMLVNLDKSLQMVEEAKKSKAIRLRCSHRLKELYAEMQTMRQTVKQEELKLARIQPEIQASHEIIISLKQKRHKLHAAAMDLGRGLRGDDYRYYHHQPQQQPERRGKSGTKRLQKPNQRLGNGRSSMLLTICYSYRLIDEGKAAITTKSTQLTKEIRLYNSIVNYADLKKLTDAEISEANTVMHKESKMIQQEESRENFESNSQEPAALQPAQPIADPQIKKQSEAETEPAIGNEPETETDPPDDQAQQRTVEVAVKTTAPYTVSIMRELREEKSDEHRWDNYLSAYQTPMCRNYNSHLDVHATICPFDLMGRCEDADCSYLHLARPDSQNELPKTNPLSISYK, from the exons ATGGTTGTTTGCACAGCCACAATGCCCCCGGAAACACGGCAAGTACCCGCGATGAAGAAAGAGCACTCGGAACTGCTGGAAAACCCAGCAAACTCTGAACCTGCTGACCCTGGCGATAAAGGAGAGGTAATCGTCGACGAGGATCGTGAAGAGGGCGAGATTGTAGATGAATTCGAGCTGATCATTTCGTCCGAGGATGAGGAGTTCAAGTTGCGTGCTCGGATACAACAGCTGGAGGAAAACAACAAGGATGTGGAGCGCATGGACATGCTATCCGCCAATTTGGCACATCAATACA ATTACCCAAAGCCTGGACCGCGCTTGCCGTCGCAGCAACAAAAGTCGCCCGTTTACATCCTGTCGGATGTGTCGAGCCAGTCCGACGATGAGTTCGAGGCCCAGCGAAAGTATCGCAAGCACAAGGTGCGCCGCCTGGAGCTGGGCAAAAGGCACAATCCTACGTTGTCCAGTGACTACCGGCGGAATCCCTTTGTCAGGCGCCACAAGCACACCTCGCCACCTCCTCCGGTCACCACACAGCGCCGGCGACAAGACTATCACCATCATCAGCCGCCCAATCACCACCAGCGTcgccaccagcaacaccacGAGCTTGATGATTCCCTGGACAGCGACGGCGAGCTGGGCGAATACGACATAAACGGGGACAACGAAGACGACGAGATAGACCTGCATAGGCTGAGACTAAGCCGAAATAAGTTGCGCGTGGCCTTGGCACGGGAGGAGCGAGAGGAATTTGTAAGTCACTACAAAAACAGTCTGAGGGAGCGGCTACAGTACCGCGTGCCCAAGTCGCCCAGCCCAAAGCTGGAGGTGCCGCAAAGCGAAGATCCTGCCGAGCTTAAGCTTCGACTTATAGCCCTTAAATCTGCCATACTGAAAAAGCATTTAGCGCGAAAGAAGCGAGACGCAGAGCGGGCTTACTCACCCACTGATATGATCAATCGCGTGCATCCAGCCATTTCCAATGACGACGACATCGATGACTTTATGGAGATCAGTCCAGCCGCTTCGCCAGACCGAGTACAAAGTCCGCCAAGATACCCAATAGATTACGCCGTGGACACAAAGCCTGTGGACATGGAACTAGCCGAAACCGACAGCGATGATCAGCAAAAAGATGTGTGGAATTCGTGGTCAAACAACTGGAACTCCATTGATAACGCAGGCGGCAGTTGGCGTTGCTTCTTGCCCAACAACTTGCCGCCCGTTTCGGTGCCCATTGTGATAGACGAAGACGATGAGGTGGATATTAATACGGATGATCGGATAAGGAGAGAGAATATGGTTTACGATGACGACGAAGtaccgccgccaccgccgccctTTCACATTCCACAAATGCATCTGGAGGACGAGGATGCCCGGGATGCCATGCACCTAGTCGACCAGCATTCCAATCATAGCTATAACTCGGAGTTGCAGACCGTTTCCATGGAAAACTCGCAGACGATTATAAAGACATTTGACCAATCCCAGGCGAATTCGAGTGACGATGAGGCTGGAGCCTTGCGAGCTATTTTGCTATCCAATTTACGGTCAAATAgacctccaccaccacctccaagAACTCCACATCCTGTTGATTGTGATCCTAATTCTGCTCCGGCTCCGGTCCAAGTTCCGGAACCTATTGCAGTCCCTGTGGTCTCTCATGTACCTGCTCCTGTTCCCGATTCAGTGCCTTCTCTTGTACCTGGTGCAGTGTCTCAGCTTAAGGACGAATCAACGCCAGACAATGATTCAGATGATCCAGAGGAGCTGCGTTTATTGCTCCTTTCCAGCATAGCAAGCAAAAAGCGGACCAATGACCCAAAATCGAAGTCTGGTTTAAGTCCAGAGATACTCAAGAATGCTGTGAAACGCTTCCAGCCATCGGAATTGCCCATAAAAGATGAACAGTCTCAGGACCAACAGTCAATTCCAGAAGAGAATAATGTACTGGAAGCAGGAAAGGAAATAATAAATGAAGCTGTTGCTGAGCCGATTACCTTGGAAACTGCGCCCATTAACGAGGAGTCTTTGGAGGTGCCACAGCCAGTGGCCAAGCTTAAAATCCAGGAACGGAAGCAAACGTCACCGTCcacaaaaatcataaaaattgtaaagcCCAACAAGGTGATAAACAAAAAGACAACGACCAAACGGAAATTGCTCGGAAATGAAGGTTCCGGGTTGAGCATAAAGCGGCCAACAGCCTTAATGATTAAGGAGCCCAGCGCTCCACTGCGTGGTCAGGAAGTGATCGCATCCAGCACTCGCCTAATCACCACCGTAGATCCAGCTAGCATCAAAGTAAATAAGCTAATCATTAGCTTAGCAGACGAGTCGGCCGCCAGTGATGATGACCTGGAGCTGAGTTCGTGCTTCGCTTATACAAACGCAGACATTGCCAGCCCCTTGAGTTTGGCAATGGGTAGCTTAAGTGGCTCCACTACCAGATCAAATACTCCCATATCCGAGATTGCCGAAACGGCTCCCAATGCCAATAACAATCTCAGACGAACTGTGATCAATGAATACTTTGAGAAGAAGATCGACGATTTTCTGAAGCAAGCTAGATCCAAAGCTCCCACAACTAACTCACCAGAGGCAGCAACCGAAAAGAGTTCTGAGAAACCCCAGGTTGAGGAAAAACCTCCAGCAAGTGCTACTTCTTCCAAGACGCAGACGCCGCCCAAGACGACGCCGGTG GCTGTTCGCCATTTGCCAGTGGCATCGCAGAAGGAATACCTCCGTTTGGTCGAGCGTATGCAAATGCTGGAGCAAAAGAAGGTGCGGGCAGCCAAGGCAGCTGCTCCTGTGGCCAAAAGTAAAGCACCCACGGTTGAAAAGCCATCGTCGCAGAGCAAATCAGCACCTAGCACGGCAAATATTGTAAAGAACCCAGCCAAGGAAGTCATAGCCAGTACAACGACTTCCACCATGACCAACGCTAAAGCTACCTCAGCAGTTCAGAAACCTCAAGTCAAAGCTGCGGACTTAAAGtcaccaaaaacaaaagctaagcAAAATCAGATGTCCAAGGAGAGTCGTTTGAAGGCATTTGAAAATTCGTTTGTTAAGATTGG GGGAAGCATGCTAGTCAATCTGGACAAATCGCTGCAAATGGTGGAAGAAGCCAAGAAGTCAAAGGCAATACGTCTGCGATGCTCACATCGTCTCAAGGAACTTTATGCCGAAATGCAGACCATGAGGCAGACGGTAAAACAGGAGGAACTTAAGCTAGCGAGGATTCAGCCCGAGATTCAGGCCAGCCATGAGATCATCATATCACTGAAGCAGAAACGACATAAACTCCATGCGGCGGCTATGGACTTGGGCCGTGGATTAAGGGGCGATGACTACAGGTACTACCATCATCAACCACAACAGCAACCAGAACGGCGTGGGAAATCTGGAACAAAACGATTACAGAAACCAAATCAACGACTAGGGAATGGGAGGAGCTCTATGCTACTAACAATTTGCTATTCTTACAGGTTAATCGACGAGGGAAAGGCTGCCATCACCACCAAATCAACACAACTCACCAAGGAGATACGCCTGTATAATTCTATTGTAAACTACGCTGACCTTAAGAAACTGACTGATGCGGAGATTAGTGAAGCAAACACTGTGATGCACAAGGAATCCAAAATGATTCAACAGGAGGAGTCAAGGGAAAATTTTGAGTCGAATTCTCAGGAACCGGCAGCTTTACAGCCTGCTCAGCCTATTGCGGATCCTCAGATTAAAAAACAAAGTGAAGCGGAGACAGAGCCTGCGATTGGAAATGAACCCGAGACGGAGACTGACCCTCCAGAT GATCAGGCGCAGCAAAGAACTGTAGAAGTTGCCGTTAAAACAACCGCACCCTACACGGTTAGCATAATGCGGGAACTGCGCGAGGAGAAGTCCGACGAGCATCGTTGGGACAACTATCTAAGTGCCTATCAAACGCCCATGTGCAGGAACTACAATAG CCACCTCGATGTCCACGCCACAATCTGCCCGTTCGATCTGATGGGTCGCTGTGAGGATGCGGACTGCTCCTATCTGCATTTAGCCCGCCCCGACTCCCAAAATGAGCTGCCAAAGACAAACCCTCTCTCTATATCTTACAAATAA
- the LOC120444773 gene encoding uncharacterized protein LOC120444773, translating into MFSNILIMTLLVLSADARPSAGEVNVDPSEYHGNLSVETVLKVQQCEKDSTTMELCMRCAKVTKSEFVYPMCCGNEDGIKDWCREYVYFGNE; encoded by the coding sequence ATGTTCAGCAACATATTGATAATGACTCTACTCGTACTCAGTGCCGATGCCCGACCCTCCGCGGGCGAGGTCAACGTGGATCCCAGCGAATACCACGGCAATCTGTCGGTGGAGACGGTGCTGAAGGTGCAACAGTGCGAGAAGGACTCCACTACGATGGAGCTGTGCATGCGGTGCGCCAAGGTGACCAAGTCGGAGTTCGTCTATCCCATGTGCTGTGGCAACGAGGATGGCATCAAGGACTGGTGCCGCGAGTACGTGTACTTCGGCAACGAGTAG
- the LOC120446501 gene encoding 40S ribosomal protein S16: MQQKRREPVQAVQVFGRKKTATAVAYCKRGNGLLKVNGRPLEQIEPKVLQYKLQEPLLLLGKEKFAGVDIRVRVSGGGHVAQIYAIRQAISKALVAFYQKYVDEASKKEIKDILVQYDRTLLVGDPRRCEPKKFGGPGARARYQKSYR, encoded by the exons ATGCAGCAGAAG CGCAGAGAACCCGTGCAGGCTGTCCAGGTCTTCGGACGCAAG AAAACCGCCACCGCCGTCGCTTACTGCAAGCGTGGCAACGGCCTCCTGAAGGTGAACGGTCGTCCTCTGGAGCAGATTGAACCCAAGGTCCTGCAATACAAACTGCAGGAGCCCCTTCTGTTGCTCGGCAAG GAGAAATTCGCCGGCGTGGACATCCGCGTGCGCGTCAGCGGTGGTGGTCATGTAGCCCAGATCTACGCCATCCGCCAGGCCATCTCCAAGGCTCTCGTTGCCTTCTACCAGAAAT ACGTCGATGAGGCCTCCAAGAAGGAGATCAAGGACATTCTGGTGCAGTACGACAGAACTCTGCTGGTCGGCGATCCGCGTCGCTGCGAGCCCAAGAAGTTCGGCGGTCCAGGTGCCCGTGCTCGCTACCAGAAGTCGTACCGTTAA